In Rattus norvegicus strain BN/NHsdMcwi chromosome 1, GRCr8, whole genome shotgun sequence, a genomic segment contains:
- the Or51l14 gene encoding olfactory receptor Olr96: MAPSNFSGIVSSTFYLTGIPGYEEFHHWISIPFCLIYIVGVTGNCSILHIVRTDPRLHEPMYYFLAMLSLTDMAMSLPATVSLFRVLWSISREIQFNLCVVQMFLIHTFSFTESSVLLAMALDRYVAICHPLRYATILTPKLIAKIGIAALLRSAIPLIPLLVRLAFFSFCRSHVLSHSYCLHQDIIRLACNDIRFNVIYGMVVILMLWGMDSLGILITYVFILHSVLRIASREGRLKALNTCASHICAVLILYVPMIGLSIVHRFGKHSSPFVHVFMAHIYLMVPPVLNPIIYSVKTNQIRQGILHLICPHKITSAM, encoded by the coding sequence ATGGCACCCTCAAACTTCAGTGGCATTGTGTCCTCCACATTCTATCTCACAGGCATCCCTGGTTATGAGGAATTTCACCACTGGATTTCCATCCCATTCTGCCTCATCTACATTGTTGGGGTAACAGGAAATTGTTCCATCTTGCATATCGTGCGCACAGATCCGAGGCTCCATGAGCCCATGTATTACTTCCTCGCTATGCTTTCACTCACTGACATGGCCATGTCCCTGCCTGCTACGGTATCACTTTTCAGGGTATTGTGGTCTATTTCCCGAGAAATCCAGTTTAATTTGTGCGTTGTCCAAATGTTTCTGATTCATACTTTTTCCTTCACTGAATCATCTGTGCTCTTGGCCATGGCCCTTGACCGTTATGTGGCTATCTGCCACCCCCTGCGATATGCTACCATTCTCACGCCAAAACTTATAGCCAAGATTGGAATTGCGGCCTTGCTTCGGAGTGCTATTCCACTCATTCCTCTCCTGGTTCGTCtagcattcttttctttctgtcgcTCACACGTTCTTTCTCATTCTTACTGTTTGCACCAGGATATAATCCGCCTTGCCTGCAATGATATCAGGTTTAACGTAATATATGGAATGGTTGTGATTCTTATGCTGTGGGGTATGGATTCTTTGGGTATTTTAATAACTTATGTTTTCATCCTTCACTCAGTGTTAAGAATTGCATCCCGGGAGGGAAGGCTTAAGGCTCTTAACACATGTGCATCCCACATCTGTGCTGTGCTTATTCTATATGTGCCTATGATAGGGTTGTCTATTGTCCACCGTTTTGGCAAACATTCCTCTCCCTTTGTTCATGTCTTCATGGCTCATATCTACTTAATGGTGCCACCAGTGCTCAACCCAATCATCTATAGTGTGAAGACCAACCAGATCCGACAAGGAATCCTCCATTTGATTTGTCCCCACAAAATCACTTCTGCAATGTAA
- the Or52d13 gene encoding olfactory receptor 52Z1P, with the protein MDITIKELNTTPTQLTFFLLTGVPGLEDTQIWISIPFSFMYFLAVLGNVLVMAVVVCDRSLHEPMYLFLAMLALNDVLLCTVTVPQMLLIFWQGPLAATFPACLTQMFFVHALFLSESAVLLAMAFDRYVAICTPLHYTSLLTGSLIGKVGLALIARSVAVVTPGVLLILRLDFCRSNIIHHTYCENMGIAKLACNTFTLNSVYGLSAALLTTGLDFVFISLSYWLILKTVLQLPSKEARAKAFGTCGAHICVILIFYTLAFFSFFTHRFGHHVPRHTLILLANLYLLLPPTMNPIVYGIKTKEIRMRVVGPCSRTLFKSNEIAKNRESKIKMRLK; encoded by the exons ATGGATATCACAATAAAAG AACTCAACACTACACctactcagctcactttctttcTACTTACTGGTGTGCCAGGATTAGAAGATACTCAGATTTGGATCTCCATCCCTTTCAGcttcatgtacttcttggcagTGTTAGGCAATGTTCTGGTCATGGCAGTGGTGGTCTGTGACCGGAGCCTCCATGAACCTATGTATCTCTTCCTGGCCATGTTGGCACTCAATGATGTCCTCCTCTGTACTGTCACGGTACCCCAAATGCTGCTCATTTTCTGGCAGGGCCCCTTGGCAGCCACCTTTCCCGCCTGCCTCACACAGATGTTTTTTGTCCATGCTCTGTTCCTCTCTGAATCTGCTGTCTTACTGGCCATGGCTTTTGATCGGTATGTGGCTATCTGCACTCCACTGCATTATACATCCCTTCTTACCGGCTCTCTCATTGGCAAGGTTGGGCTGGCTCTGATAGCGCGGAGTGTGGCTGTTGTTACTCCGGGTGTTCTCCTTATTCTCCGCTTGGACTTTTGCCGAAGCAACATCATCCATCACACATACTGTGAGAACATGGGCATTGCCAAGTTGGCTTGCAACACCTTTACCTTAAATAGCGTTTATGGTCTCTCAGCTGCTCTACTCACGACAGGGCTGGACTTCGTCTTCATCTCCTTGTCGTACTGGCTAATCTTGAAAACAGTCCTACAACTGCCATCAAAGGAAGCACGAGCAAAAGCCTTTGGCACCTGCGGAGCTCATATTTGTGTCATTTTAATATTCTACACATtggcctttttctctttctttacccATCGCTTTGGACACCATGTGCCCAGGCACACTCTCATCCTCCTGGCAAACCTATATCTACTGTTACCCCCAACCATGAACCCCATTGTTTATGGAATAAAGACCAAAGAGATAAGGATGCGAGTAGTAGGACCCTGTTCTCGAACATTATTCAAGTCTAATGAAATAGCAAAGAACAGGGAATCCAAGATAAAAATGAGGcttaaataa